The window CAGAAGTCTTCGGTGTTTCAAACAAACAAGTTGCTTCATATATTGATCGAGAAGAGGTTGATACAGAATTTATTAAAGGCCTAGAGCGAAATAAGCACATAATAATTTTTGGCGCATCTAAACAGGGAAAAACTGCATTAACAAACAAACACCTTCACAAAGACCAATTTGTTAGAGTAAATTGTGCTCCGCAAACAACTTCAATCGATATCTATAAATCAATTCTAAGGCAATTGGATGTCGAGTTCGAAGAAGAACGAACGGAAAAAAACCCCATTGAAACTTCCGCAAAAGTATCCTTAAAAGTGAAGGTCAAAATACCAATTTTCGCCAGCGGCGAAGCTGGTGCTGAGGGTGGAGGAATACGGGAAAAAGAAACCGAAAAAAAAATATACCTCTATAGAGTACAACCTTACTCTTCCTCAAGATGTTTCCGAAATATTAAACGCGATTACTTTTAACAAACGAATTATTTTAGAAAATTTTCACTACTTAGACGAAGACATACAGAAAGAACTTGCATTCCATCTCAGGGTTTTTGAGGATGCCAACATCCTTTTCATTGTTCTTGGGATATGGAGAGAAAAGAATCGGCTTGCTCAGTATAATGGTGATCTTCAGGACCGCCTTATTGAAATACCGGTAGAGCCATGGACAAATGACAATTTCAAGAAAGTCGCCAAAATTGGAGAGAATCTATTAAACGCCTCATTAAGCCAAATAATTAATGATATAATTTCAAACTCATTTGATAGCATCGGAGTTTTCCAGGAATTATGCAAAGAGTCCTGTTTAGCAGGAAATGTAACCGAAATTCAAAAAAAAGAAGTGTGCCTTACTGCGGATAACTTGAATGTAGCTAAGACCAAGAAGTTAGATGATTACTCAGGTAGGCATATAAGAAGTATAGAAACATTTGTTGAACAAAGAGCGAAAAGTTCAAACGAGATACCACTGTATATTGCCTATTACTTTATTAAACACTTATTAAGTCTTAATTTTGACAGCATTCAGGAAGGCATCAGACGGCCTGTTTTGCATGAAGGCATTAAAAGCATACATCATCGCCCTGAGGATGTTAGAGCTTCTGATATAAGTTATTTCTTACACAACATTGTTTCTACACAGGTAAAGAAAAACATCATTCCTCCCTTATTTGATTATGATAGAAGTACTAGAAAGCTTAAAATTATTGACTCAACCCTTTATTTCTTTCTACCGAATGCAAATAAAAATGAAATTCTTGAAGAATTGGATCCGCCAGCCAGTATGAAATTTGATAATAGCGGTCACTAGACAACATGATAGGCCCAAACCTCAGACACCAACGCCCCCATCCACCCAAGAAAACCAGTGGTCAAAGTTGAAGGGGTGGGGTTAGGTTGTTTTTTTATTACCAATATTATTGAATTCATTGATTTCACGGTTAGGTGGGAAAATAAAGAAAATTTTATTAAGATCGAATTTTGACATTTTGTATAAATCAGCTATTATATAATCATAATCATTATGAAACTGATTAAATAAAATTACTGGCATGACAAAAGAAAGACATTTATCCAACCCTCCAATTATTGAGGCCGTTATTGATTTGCGTGTTAAACGAAATGTAAATTTTGAAATTTCTTCTTTAACTTCATTAAAAGACAGTCTTGAAAAATCCTTTCCAAAATGTACAGAGGCAAGATCTTTTCACTTCGCTGTTAAGAATGAACTTAACTTACAATTTGAGCATAAAAAAGAACTGCTACATGGATATTTATTAAAAACAGAAGACGAAAAAAAGGCTATACAATTAAAGAGAGATGGCCTTTGCTATAGCCACTTACAACCGTATACAAAATGGGAAGACCTATTTTTAAAAGCTAAAGAACTATGGGGATTATATAAAAATGCCTGCGATCCAGAAAAAATAACAAGAGTTGCACTTAGGTATATTAACCATATTAATGTTCCAAATGAAAAAATTGCTTTCGCTGATTATTTAGAAAGTCCACCTGTAATGCCGAAGGGAAGTACCCAAAATATTAATAGTTTTTTATCTAAAATAGTTTTTACTTATTCGCAGCAAAATATCATGGCAAATTTTATTCAATCATATGAATTCAGAGGGAAGCAGAATTTGCCGACAATAATTATTGATATTGATGTTTATCAAAATAAAGAATACGAACCTGACGATAAAAATGTATGGCCGTTATTTGATCAGTTTAGAAAAATAAAAAATGATCTATTTTTTGGTAATATTACTGAAAAAACCGTGGAGATGTTCGAATGAATTATGCAATGAGTTGGTCATGTGCTGAACTTTGGCAACATTTAAATAAAATGCAATTGGAAGATTCGACTAGCCGGGCAATAAGTGAGGACGCTGATCAAACAAAAACACAGCTATCTGAAATTTCTACCGAGCTTCACAATAATATTACATTAGGTGAGCCAATTTACAAAAATATAGAGTCATTAATCAATATTTTTGAAGAATGCAGCACTGATAATTGGGATGGCTATGGAGCTAAAGCCTTAACTGAGTCCTCACTTAACGAAGCTCTTCGTTTTATCAGAAGCTTACCGATCACCATGCCTTCTCCCGAATTGTCCATTGAACCTTCAGGTGAAATAGCTTTTGAGTGGCATATAGCACCACGTAAAACATTTTGTGTTAGTGTTGACGACAACTTACTTACATATGCTGGCATTTTTGGAAGTAGCAAAACACACGGGACAGAATATTTTGAATATGAAATACCTAAAACAATTATTGATTGCATTCAAAGAGTATTTCAGTAAGAAAAAAACTATAACTCTGCCTGACGAAATCAATTCTTTGGAACCTTTAGGGAGGTATCTACTTACTAAGAGTCAGTTTTCCCACCAAAAAAAAAGAGTTAAATACACTGCTTTCATGCCAAATCCCAACAATTTAGAGTTATCAGTTTTTAGAATATCCGGACTTTCGCAAAACAAAATATGGGAAATAGGAGAAAAATATCTCACAAAGAATTTAGAGAGAACTCTATATGGTATAGCTAGAATTATTGCATTAAAAGTTACTGATAACAAAGTACAGATTAAGTCTGACAACAATCCACCTCGGCATGCTAATATTGTTGGCTGGCCAAATGAAAAATCAGAACAGAAGTTAATTGCTCAAGAACTTGCTGCAAATGCTCAATTAGAATTGAAAATATAGAAACCTGATCGGGTAAAAATACCCGTAAAAGAGATAAATGAGCTCCTTGAGCATTCCGGCAACTATGCGGTTATCTGGCAAACGTTCCTTCGCTAATTGCTCATAGAAGCACCATCACCTCACTTGATATTTATACGAAGTGTTACAATGAGGATCTCGTATCCACTATGGATAATATTGATGTAGCAAAGGGCAACCGCTAGAAATTCCTTGCTCATACTCAATTACTTTGCTACACTTCCTCCATGGAGCAAGAAAGAAAAAAACAATTTCTGAGCCTATTTTCTATGGTTTTCTTGTGCCCGGATAGTGCCCGCATTTACGCCGTATTCTGCGACAAATTGCGAAATCTTGCGGCCTTTTGTGTTAAGACATGCCAGGCTTTAAGTTATTTTACTGTTGTTAGTTACAACGTAAATACCGGCCGTATAACAGCTCAAGCGCCCATAGCTCAAATGGATAGAGTAACGGTCTACGAAACCGCAGGTTGCCCGTTCGAATCGGGCTGGGCGCATACTCAGGTATGACAACTGCAAATACGATGGCTGAATTTCGTTCACACGAATACTATATGCAACAGGCTATTACTGAGGCAAAGATGGCTTATGAGAGAGATGAGGTCCCTGTAGGAGCGGTAATAGTTCATGAAGGCAAAATTATTGCAAGGGCGCACAACCAGCGGGAGATGCTGCTGGACCCAACGGCTCATGCAGAGATGATCGCAATAACGCAGGCTGCATCATTTCTTCAAAATTGGAGATTAAGTAATACAACTATTTACGTTACCCTGGAACCTTGCGCAATGTGCACGGGAGCGTTGGTCCAGGCAAGGGTCAAAAGCCTTGTGTTTGGGGCTACGGATGAGAAGTATGGAGCGTGTGACGCTGTGCTGGGATTAGTAAATAATCCACGTTTCAATCACCAGGTACAGAGTATCTCCGGAGTTTTAGAAGATGAATGCCGTACACTTTTGAAACAATTTTTTCTGGAGAGATGCCGGAGCGGTTGAACGGGGCGGTCTCGAAAACCGTTGTCCATCTTGATGGACCGGGGGTTCGAATCCCTCTCTCTCCGCCAAGCTTTGGAGAGGTGTCCGAGAGGCCGAAGGAGCACGCTTGGAAAGCGTGTAGGTGGGTAACCCCTGCCTCGCGGGTTCGAATCCCGCCCTCTCCGCCAGTATACCTTCACCAAGATTTGGTTTTCGTCTTTACCGGAAACCAAATCTTGGTGAAGGTATACTCACTCAATTTTATCTCGGATTTTATCCGAAATCCAGTATGAGATGAGTATAACAACTGCGGACGAAAGCTATAAGTATGAAAAGCCTTTGCGTATTTTCATATTTTTGTTCCAACGATAGAGGTTTACGCAACAACTTTGGCCGTGCTAGATGGGGAGCTAGCGGTTCCTTGTACCTGCAATCCGCTTATGCAGGATCGATTGCTTTTTGGAGGTTTTTCTGACTTTTGATATTTTTTATGTAAGTGGTATTGAAGGCCGGGTCTCAGGAAATAAGGCTATGTGAACCTGGTCAGGTGCGGAAGCAAGCAGCCATAAGCATTGATTTCTTATGTGCCGTGAGGTAGCCTAGCCGGAGCTAACTGCATAGAAAATTCAAAGGGAAGTAAATCGAAAAAAAGTGCACGGCCTTTTTTCTTAAACTCAACACAAAATGTCTTACCTCGTTCTGTCAAGAAAATATCGCCCCCAAAACTTCCATGAAGTTGTGGGGCAGTCCCACATTGTTACAACACTCGTACATGCGCTTCAGATGAATCGTGTTGCGCACGCTTATCTATTTGCAGGGCCACGAGGAGTAGGAAAGACCTCCATGGCCCGGATTTTATCAAAAGCTCTTAACTGTAAGAATGGTCCCACAGAAGAACCCTGCCTGAAATGCTCAATATGCTGCAGCATTACCGACGGGAATGACATAGATGTGCTTGAGATTGACGGTGCATCAAATCGTGGTATAGACGAAGTGAGAAGTATTCGGCAAAATGTTCGGTATCGCCCTGCCCTTGGCAGGCATAAGATTTATATCATTGATGAGGTGCATATGTTGACAAAAGAGGCCTTCAATGCAATCCTGAAAACACTGGAAGAACCACCAGAACATGTGAAGTTCCTGTTTGCCACCACATCTCCCAATAGAGTTCCCGATACGGTTCAGTCACGCTGTCAGAGATTTGACTTTAAGGCTATATCTGTTGCTGACATAAGCAATCGACTGTCACAGATCTGTTCAACAGAGAATATCTTGACAGATGACGGAGTACTGCACACCATAGCAAGGTATGCCAGGGGTGGCTTGAGAGACTCAGAATCTCTTCTAGACCAGCTTGCATCGTTTTGCCACGAGAAAATCACCTTAAGGAATGTTCATGACGTTCTTGGAATTGTTGACGAAGAAAAACTCATAAACGTAATAGATAATTTTATCGGGAGGAAACCCGAAACGGCAGTAAAAGTATTGCATGAAATCTCAGAGAACGGAAAAAGTGTTGAAGGATTCATCGATCAACTGCTCTCCTACATTCGTGATCTACTCCTTGTTTCAATATGCAGTGAAAACCATAACCTGATAGATACGACTGCAAGGAATCTGGATTTGCTCAAAAAGCAGGCTTCATCACTTTCACCGGATTCATTGATGTATATGATCCAGATATTATCAGAGGCCAGCAACAAGGCCAGGGATCTGCTGCAGCAAAAAATTTTACTCGAAGTCGCATTTATCAAATTGGCAACCATGGAAGATTTGAAACCACTTACCACGGTTTTGGACAGAATACAGGATATGACACAACTGCTCGAAAGAGAGGGAAACGCAACAACCGCAGAAGCAACCAGACACAGAAATACTATAACAGTGCCAAAAACAGTATCAGTAAAAAATGAAGCGCTCTTAAATGAATTACCTTATGAAAAACCTTCAGGCAATGCAGGTGGAAATGAAGTCCGCGAACCAATCCACAGCCAGGGGATCCCCGATGATATCGCTCTTGAGAGTACCTGGAGCGGAGTACTCTCAGAAATACAGAGAAATAAGAAGACATTGTGGGCCCTGTTAAGAAATTCAAGACTGTTAACTCTCAATAAGAGTGAAGCTACCCTGGAACTGCCGGCGAACTACCTTATCCATAAAAAAAGACTTGAAAAACCAGAGGAAAAGCTGCTGATTGAAAAATGTTTCGAACACGTAGTGGGAAATAAAGTGCAAGTAAGGTTGACAATATCGCAAAATGGTCGTAGAATGGGAACCGAAAGTACAGGGAACGATTTAATGGCAGGAAATATGCGGAAAGGGAATAAAGAAGCCGTGATGAGTGAACCTATGGTAAAGAAAACCACGGAAATACTCAATGGTTCAATCGTTAACATAAGGAGGAGAAAAGAATGAAGGGTTTCGGGAACATGGGTGACATGATGAAGCAGATGCAGAAACAGGCCGTTACCATGCAAAAAAAAATGGAAGAGGTGCAACGGGAGCTCAAGGAGCGAGTTATAGAAACCAGCTCTGGTGGCGGCATGGTTACGGTTCAAGCAAATGGAAAACAGGAGATATTGAATATAAAGATTGACCCCGAGGTTGTTAACCCGGAAGATGTGCAGATGTTAGAAGACCTTGTATTAGCTGCGGTTTCCCAGGCTTTAAAAAATTCTCAGGAAATGCACCAGGAGGAGATGTCCAAAATAACTGGAGGTTTAAACGTACCCGGCTTATCAAACATGCTGTAATAGATTATAACAAATGAATTTTTATCCTCAACCACTACAAAAGCTGATAAAGGAATTGGGACGGATGCCTGGAATTGGGCAGAAAAGTGCAGAGAGGCTGGCTCACCATATTTTGCGATTACCATATGATGACGCCATGCAGTTAGCTCTGGCAGTACGTGACGTTAAAAAGGGCATCAAGTACTGCTCAGTCTGTTGCAACATTGGAGAAATGGACCCCTGTTCTATCTGTAAAGACAATAATCGAGACAAACTTAAAGTGTGCGTGGTTGAACAACCCAAAGATCTTTACATAATAGAAAAATCGGGTTTTTATAATGGCCTCTACCATGTTTTATTCGGACATATAAACCCTTTAGAAAATGTAAATTCTGACGATATTAATGTTGAGCGATTAGTAAAAAGAGTCAGGGAACAGGGTGTTTGCGAAGTAATCATTGCTACCAACCCTAATTTAGAAGGGGACGTTACTGCTTTCCATATACTGGAATGCCTGGAACCATTAGGGATAAGGGTTTCACAGCTTGCAAGAGGTATACCTTCTGGAAGTTACCTTGAATATGCCAATTCGGCAATTATAGCAGAAGCTATCAACGGAAGAAGATTAATGCAAAAGAGTTCGCCTGATTTTATTAAGAGATAAAAAACATGAAAATTGAAACTTCCTTATCTACACGGCTTACGCAGCAGATGAAATTGGCACCGCAGGTGATTCAATCCATAGAAATTCTTCAGCTTCCGATAATGGCTTTAGTAGAACAGGTACAACAAGAGTTGGCCGATAATCCTGTATTAGAAGAGGTGGTTGATACAGGCAAAGATAATCAAGACTCCACACAAATTGACGAATCTGATAACTCATCGAATAAAGAAGATTCGTATGAGGAAGAATTCAAAAGGCTTGGAGAGATGGCTGACGAATGGAGGGAATATTTCTCGCAGACAAATATCAGGAGAAGCAATGCTGCTGAGGAACGGGATCAAAAACAAGATGCCCTGGAAAATACCGCGATGAAATCGATCTCTCTTCAAGACTATCTCCTTGGTCAACTATCAATGGTTGAAACAGATGATTCGCTCGTGGAAATATGCGAAAACATTATTTACAGTATTAACGACAGCGGGTATCTCTCAGAGTCTCTTGAAGAAATATCAGAAACATTAGAAAATCCTGTGAGTATCGAAGCGGCAAAAAAAGCTCTCACTGTTGTACAAAACATGGAACCCCCTGGTGTAGGAGCTAGAAACCTGAAGGAATGCCTTTTATTGCAGTTAGACCAGAGAGATGTAAATTATGCTACAGCAAAAGAGCTGATTTCCAATTACTTGGAAGATGTTGAAACAAAAAAATATAAACTTATTGCTAAAAAATCTGGCTTTAACCTGGAAACAGTGAAACAGGTAATAGAATTTATAAAAACACTCAACCCAAAGCCTGGTTCTATTTTCAACAATGAACAGATCCCCTATATCACACCAGAAGTAAGAGTTGATTACGTAGACGAAAAGTATGAAGTGACCCTGGTCGGAAACAACAATTTACCGCGTATTTACATCAGCTCCTTTTATAAAGACGTACTGACCCAGAAAGATGGTGATTTAAATACAAAAAATTACATTCGAAAGAAAATTGAATCTGCAAGATGGCTTATTGATGCCATAGAGCAGAGGAAAAGTACATTGTATAAAGTTGCAGTCAAAATAGTGGAGCTGCAGAAAAAATTTCTCGATGAGGGAATACTCCATCTTCAAACATTAAAAATGCAGGATGTTGCTGACGTTGTTGGGATCCATGTATCCACCGTTAGCCGTGCTATCGCCCATAAATATATGCAAACTCCCCAAGGAATTTTCGATATGAAATTCTTCTTTACCGGGGGGTTCAAGAATGCGAATGGCTTAATGGAATCCTGGGAGGCAATGAGACAGAAACTGGCTAAGATTATAAATGACGAGGACAAATCAAAACCTTTAAGTGATGAGGAAGTCGCTGCTGAATTAGGGAAAATGGGTGTTGAAATTGCACGAAGAACAGTAACGAAATATAGAAGGACAATGAAGATCCCTTCATCAAGAAAAAGGCGAGAGTGCTGAGTTTCTTTGAGATCAACCTCCCTGTCGAGCAGTGTTTCAGAACGAGAAAACAGAATCTGTCAATTTATTTATAGTCAAAATGGGAGTTCCTGTACAATCAAAACAGGCAGTATTTTATTAAAAAATTCCCAATTTTCACCTTTCACACAAACTTCAATTCAACTTTGTAAGCTCTGTATCCCTGAAATATTCACCATAATGCTCCCTTCACCTGTTCTTCGATTTTTTACTTGAACCCGTATACCGAAAACATCTTAAATATGCGGTCGGGCAAAAACGCATTATGGCAGGAGTGTGAGAGAACCAAAAATTGATTTTTAACTTAGCCTTACGACCATAGGATATTTTTCGGAGCCTTTTGTTGAACCAGCGTCTTGATCTTATCATTAGAAATGGTACCGTAGTTGACGGAACAAACAGCACAAAAAAAGTTGCAGATATTGGAATTCAAGGTAACACAATTGTCACTATAGGCGACATTGATCCGGCCTCAGATTGTAAAAGTATTGATGCATCTGGCGACATTGTCTCTCCCGGTTTCATCGATATCCATTCACACAGCGATTTCTTCAGCTTAGTGAACCCGAAGAGCGAAAGCAAAATTTACGATGGAGTCACAACTGAAATATGCGGGAACTGTGGGATCTCAGCCTTTCCCTTAAGAGGACAATTGCTTGAGAGAAGAAAAAAGGGATTTGCTAAATTCGGTCTGGAAATCGATTGGCAAAACACTGGTGAGTTTTTTGACAGACTCCATTCAGTACCAAGCTCCATGAACAGAGGTTTTTTGGTTGGCCACGGTAACATCCGATCAAGTGTCCTGGGATATGAAAACCGAGATCCAGATAAAAGAGAACTCGCAATAATGGGTGCAGAATTACATGATGCATTGGAATCTGGCGCATTCGGGATGTCGAGCGGACTCGTTTATCCGTCTGGCTGTTACGCTAAGACATCAGAACTGATTGAGCTCTGTAGGATTGTTAGTGATTACAATGGCATATATGCAACTCATATCAGAAACGAAGGAGACGAAATTGAAGCAGCCTTGACCGAAGCCGTACATATCGCCCTGTTGAGTAATGTAAGGACTCAAATATCTCACATCAAAACGTGGGGTGAGCAAAACTGGAGAAAAATAGAATGGATAGAACAACTATTAAATGATGCCAGGGCCAAGGATTCCGAAATTTCATGTGATAGATATCCCTATATTGCGTCGGCAACTGACCTGGATATTATTCTACCCAACTGGGTATACGAAGGCGGTGTGACTGAGGAGATAAAAAAACTTAAAGCCAATCACTCAAAAAATAAAATCATCAAGGAAATGAGACAGGTAAATGAAATACCCGGTTTTTGGGAAAGCATTATGATTTCCTCCGTATTCAGCGATAATAAGAAACAGTATGAAGGGGCAACTGTTGCAGAAATTGCCAAAACGTTGAAAATGCCTCCTTTGGAGTTTGTCCTTGATCTGTTATGCGAAGAAGAGTGCAAGGTGAGTGCATTATTCTTCAGCATGTCTGAAAAAAACCTTGACAAAATCCTTAATTGGGATTTTGTAATGATAGGCTCCGACAGCTCTTTACGTTCCACCACCGGAATATTACATTACGGAAAACCACATCCAAGATGTTACGGTACATTTTCAAGGGTAATAAGAAAATATGTTAACGAAAAAAAAATTATTTCTCTTGAAGAGGCGATTCACAAAATGACATCATTACCCGCTCAAAAACTTCATCTGAAAAAGAGAGGTATTTTAAAAGAAGGGTACTTTGCCGACATTACAATCTTTGATCAGAAATCGATTAGTGATCAGGCTACATACTCAAACCCTCACAACTACTCAAGAGGTATTAAACATGTGATTGTTAATGGAAAACTTACCTTGACAGATGGTAAACATACAGGTCTATTAAATGGAAAAATTCTGAGAAATTCAATATCATGATTTTTTACCACAAAGGAAAAAAGAATCCGAAAGTGTTTTCCCGAACCGTTACCATTTCCTACTCGTCTCTTCTGTGCGGGATTTTTGGCAGAGCTAAACGATTGAAAAGTTTTTCATGCATGTCAAAATTAGCATGCCGGTTAATCTCCATATACTCGTTAAAAATTCTTCCATTCTTTTAATACTCTAAACTTCATATTGTTACTTTTTAATCAGTTTTTTATTGACAAGAGGAAATAATTCGTTACATTACTTCTGGAATTTGGCATCCACAGAGTTCCCTCTTTCGGCAAATATCATTTCTCGTATTGCAGAAAATCTGCTTCTACAGAACATAACTAAAAAACCGGTTGTAAATATATATAAACCATTAAGAACAGCTGTATCATCGTTCAGTAAAAAAAAGTGGCATGTTAACACGATCAGTTTTCAGTCAGATCTGATAGGGCTGATTGCCAAGCCTCGGGACCTGAGGCGCCCTGAGAATTCAGCAAATAAATAGCGGACAAAGGTGGTCTGGAAATGAGATGCCAAAAGGTAATTGCGTTCGCCATCCTCTTCC is drawn from Candidatus Scalindua sp. and contains these coding sequences:
- a CDS encoding YbaB/EbfC family nucleoid-associated protein, whose product is MKGFGNMGDMMKQMQKQAVTMQKKMEEVQRELKERVIETSSGGGMVTVQANGKQEILNIKIDPEVVNPEDVQMLEDLVLAAVSQALKNSQEMHQEEMSKITGGLNVPGLSNML
- the recR gene encoding recombination mediator RecR; this encodes MNFYPQPLQKLIKELGRMPGIGQKSAERLAHHILRLPYDDAMQLALAVRDVKKGIKYCSVCCNIGEMDPCSICKDNNRDKLKVCVVEQPKDLYIIEKSGFYNGLYHVLFGHINPLENVNSDDINVERLVKRVREQGVCEVIIATNPNLEGDVTAFHILECLEPLGIRVSQLARGIPSGSYLEYANSAIIAEAINGRRLMQKSSPDFIKR
- the rpoN gene encoding RNA polymerase factor sigma-54, with product MKIETSLSTRLTQQMKLAPQVIQSIEILQLPIMALVEQVQQELADNPVLEEVVDTGKDNQDSTQIDESDNSSNKEDSYEEEFKRLGEMADEWREYFSQTNIRRSNAAEERDQKQDALENTAMKSISLQDYLLGQLSMVETDDSLVEICENIIYSINDSGYLSESLEEISETLENPVSIEAAKKALTVVQNMEPPGVGARNLKECLLLQLDQRDVNYATAKELISNYLEDVETKKYKLIAKKSGFNLETVKQVIEFIKTLNPKPGSIFNNEQIPYITPEVRVDYVDEKYEVTLVGNNNLPRIYISSFYKDVLTQKDGDLNTKNYIRKKIESARWLIDAIEQRKSTLYKVAVKIVELQKKFLDEGILHLQTLKMQDVADVVGIHVSTVSRAIAHKYMQTPQGIFDMKFFFTGGFKNANGLMESWEAMRQKLAKIINDEDKSKPLSDEEVAAELGKMGVEIARRTVTKYRRTMKIPSSRKRREC
- the tadA gene encoding tRNA adenosine(34) deaminase TadA, with the translated sequence MTTANTMAEFRSHEYYMQQAITEAKMAYERDEVPVGAVIVHEGKIIARAHNQREMLLDPTAHAEMIAITQAASFLQNWRLSNTTIYVTLEPCAMCTGALVQARVKSLVFGATDEKYGACDAVLGLVNNPRFNHQVQSISGVLEDECRTLLKQFFLERCRSG
- a CDS encoding ATP-binding protein; this translates as MKTSEVFGVSNKQVASYIDREEVDTEFIKGLERNKHIIIFGASKQGKTALTNKHLHKDQFVRVNCAPQTTSIDIYKSILRQLDVEFEEERTEKNPIETSAKVSLKVKVKIPIFASGEAGAEGGGIREKETEKKIYLYRVQPYSSSRCFRNIKRDYF
- a CDS encoding D-aminoacylase is translated as MNQRLDLIIRNGTVVDGTNSTKKVADIGIQGNTIVTIGDIDPASDCKSIDASGDIVSPGFIDIHSHSDFFSLVNPKSESKIYDGVTTEICGNCGISAFPLRGQLLERRKKGFAKFGLEIDWQNTGEFFDRLHSVPSSMNRGFLVGHGNIRSSVLGYENRDPDKRELAIMGAELHDALESGAFGMSSGLVYPSGCYAKTSELIELCRIVSDYNGIYATHIRNEGDEIEAALTEAVHIALLSNVRTQISHIKTWGEQNWRKIEWIEQLLNDARAKDSEISCDRYPYIASATDLDIILPNWVYEGGVTEEIKKLKANHSKNKIIKEMRQVNEIPGFWESIMISSVFSDNKKQYEGATVAEIAKTLKMPPLEFVLDLLCEEECKVSALFFSMSEKNLDKILNWDFVMIGSDSSLRSTTGILHYGKPHPRCYGTFSRVIRKYVNEKKIISLEEAIHKMTSLPAQKLHLKKRGILKEGYFADITIFDQKSISDQATYSNPHNYSRGIKHVIVNGKLTLTDGKHTGLLNGKILRNSIS
- a CDS encoding TIGR04255 family protein; amino-acid sequence: MTKERHLSNPPIIEAVIDLRVKRNVNFEISSLTSLKDSLEKSFPKCTEARSFHFAVKNELNLQFEHKKELLHGYLLKTEDEKKAIQLKRDGLCYSHLQPYTKWEDLFLKAKELWGLYKNACDPEKITRVALRYINHINVPNEKIAFADYLESPPVMPKGSTQNINSFLSKIVFTYSQQNIMANFIQSYEFRGKQNLPTIIIDIDVYQNKEYEPDDKNVWPLFDQFRKIKNDLFFGNITEKTVEMFE
- the dnaX gene encoding DNA polymerase III subunit gamma/tau is translated as MSYLVLSRKYRPQNFHEVVGQSHIVTTLVHALQMNRVAHAYLFAGPRGVGKTSMARILSKALNCKNGPTEEPCLKCSICCSITDGNDIDVLEIDGASNRGIDEVRSIRQNVRYRPALGRHKIYIIDEVHMLTKEAFNAILKTLEEPPEHVKFLFATTSPNRVPDTVQSRCQRFDFKAISVADISNRLSQICSTENILTDDGVLHTIARYARGGLRDSESLLDQLASFCHEKITLRNVHDVLGIVDEEKLINVIDNFIGRKPETAVKVLHEISENGKSVEGFIDQLLSYIRDLLLVSICSENHNLIDTTARNLDLLKKQASSLSPDSLMYMIQILSEASNKARDLLQQKILLEVAFIKLATMEDLKPLTTVLDRIQDMTQLLEREGNATTAEATRHRNTITVPKTVSVKNEALLNELPYEKPSGNAGGNEVREPIHSQGIPDDIALESTWSGVLSEIQRNKKTLWALLRNSRLLTLNKSEATLELPANYLIHKKRLEKPEEKLLIEKCFEHVVGNKVQVRLTISQNGRRMGTESTGNDLMAGNMRKGNKEAVMSEPMVKKTTEILNGSIVNIRRRKE